From the genome of Nicotiana tabacum cultivar K326 chromosome 2, ASM71507v2, whole genome shotgun sequence:
tagatataacaaacaagaGGGAAAGCATGATCTTCATGAGCTAACAAATAGAATGCATGAATAACTAACATGgtagatgtaacgacccagccagctattttgagtattttagcctcgatcccctaatTTATgcttcctctatgttatattgtggttatgtgacttttcAGGGTGAttgattttggtttcgggtgagtttcagagcgtaatgggacacatagtccctaagttggaggtttaagttgttagagttgaccgtagtttgatttGTGTGAAGATGATTCCAGAATGGGGGTTTGATAATTCCGATAGCTCTGTGtgcaattatgacttgtgtgtaaaattttgtATCAATCGGAGttattttggtatgaatcgatgttggtttcggaatttggaagttcatagttcatagGCTTAAATTTGGGTTGTGATCCGTAGAAttcatgttgtttgatgtggtttttggacttgagtaggtccgttacgtattttggaacttgttggtatattcgtacagggtcccgagggccccAGGTGTGATTTAGATTGATATCGGATCATTTTAGACTTGTGTATATCTACTAAAGCTGGGTTGTTTTCTGGTGTATTCACACATGCAGAGGGATTGGCCGTAGGTGCGGGCTCGCAAAAGTGAGCTCTTGGTTGCAGATGTGGTTTTGGTCATGCCCAGTTGGGGGCGTAGAAGTGGAACATTTTCTGCGGAAGcggcttcgcttctgcgatgaggaAAAATGTAGGAGCGACTGTGCTCACAGGTGCGACACATTTTGTAGTAGGCGCACACGCGCAGGTGCTGTCcttggctcgcagaagcggatccTGTGGACTTAAGTGAAGTCCGCACCTACGATgattttttcgcaggtgcggagccgcatatGCAACAGTATGGTCGGAGGTGCAACGTAACTGGGCAGAAAAAAGGATTTTTCGAGGGGTttacttcattttcattttgggactttgagagctcggattgaggcaagaCTTTGAGAAATTTTCAGAGGAAGTGTtagggtaaggattcttgactcgttTTTGTCTAAATCCCATGAATCTACTATTAATTATATCTTCTAATCTGTGTTTTGGAGTTTAAAATTGGGAAAAGGTGTAGAAGTTCTTATActaaattcttgagttttgaaaggcgaaatgggatcggatttgaataattgttgtatggttggactcgatatcgagtgGGTgtcaaattttataattttggtcgtgTTCCGAGACGCGGGCCCCAGTCGACTCTTTGGGGTAATTTTTTAATTCCTTGTTAAGATCATAATTTTATTGTTTAAATTAGTTTcgtatagttatatttatagtataaaattattttggctagattcgagtcgttcaaagttaaaaaatcgagggaaaggccttctatttggtatggtttgaggtaagtgacttgtctaaccttgtgtgggggaaattacccttaggatttggtattgttgtgccAATTGTGATATGTGGATCCACATATACGCAagatgacgagtgcgtacacgtacTAAATATTGAGATTTCGATTTTAGCTACGTAGTTTCTTTTTCAtactttaattgagttactttagcataTTATAGCCAATTAGACATCATGTTTAGTCTAGTTttacatgtctacttgtcttaactcttatttgcaacttgtactacatgtttagttgcattacttgctttcttaattccgtattcattatttaagtgtgggattctttacttgaaatttgctatccttgaaatatcttgcTGTTGAGTTTGGTGTTGAGTTACAAAGGCCGTGGTTGCTATTTAGGCAAAATGTATgttgtgaaatatcattttattgagttgttatgTATTTGGCATTCGttttattgttgagaggattgtttggttgtttgcacggggtttctgccatgttgttgttactatttgcacgaggtttctgtcgtgtcgTTGTTACTATTAATATACATGCGgtagtataaggtctgggtgttaaaacgcatgcggtgagataaggtaggcttgatacgcgtggctagtaggggaactactagaagtcatgcggtatgataaggtgggctaaaatgctgggtgctatttcgggaaaataatttttaaaactaaatgtaagggccctcgcggtgatataaggaaagattgtgagttacttttatttgtttggttgttgtttcctacGGGAGTGCCCTGTTGATCTTTTCTCTATTTCCTATatttgtttggttgttgtttccttatcATGTAAGTCTTCCTTTCGTGTTGTATTGAGTAACTTGATTCCGTGTTGTTAACTTTCCGTAAATTCTTAATTATTTTACTTCCTTTGCAATTAACATTATATCATTATGTCTTATGTCTTGTTTTttattatctccagtagggccttgacctgacctcgtcactactctaccgaggttagacttgacacttactgggtactgttgtgatgtactcatactacgcttctgtacatatttttgtgcagatccaggtacattctATCAGCCCCGATTTTAGCGCGCTGAGTTGCTttcttttggagacttcaaggtacacctgcccgcgtCCGTAGGCCATAGAGTCCCCGTCTACCctgttcttccttattttttttatatttttatagacAATGATGTATAGGATTGTTCGGTAATATATCTAGaccttgtgacttatatctcacaAGGTTTTGGGAATTGTACATATTGggtttataatttatttatggtaTTGTTGGAGTTTTGAAATTCTAagcttttatttactattttcgcatgttgtttgggctgatctagtcttagagactaggtgtcgtcatgacatcatacagagaaaaattggggtcgtgacaatagaaGGCTTATACAAAAGTGCAACAAATAAGAAACGCCATCGATGTAGATATAACAACAAGAAGGAAAacatgatatttgcaagttaaacagATAGAAGGCATGGATAACACAACAATAATTGAGATAAAGGACAAAGACAAAACAACaacgacaagtcacatagaaaatatatgtgcaatagtaacaactcaaggtaaaggcatgaatgtataaacaaggaaaagatatcacaacataatgcttGTCCCTCGTCCTTGCTTGCACGGAAAAACCCTTCGTTCCATGAACACGTGATAATATAAAAgtatgataatgtaaatgaaatggcacggcatcacccttcgtacttttactctcatccttacatgataatgtaaaagtagtggcacgacatcactattcgtgtttttactctcatcctcacataataatataaatgtaatggCACGATATTACCCTGCGTgatttatactcttcctcaccaagcatatgtatatcaatgacaaacaaggttggaagcatgaataacatcaaggagagtgattaaacgaatattccaaatgaacatcaatcacaacttccaagccaataacaattcaataaacctcaagaaccttattgttcaagtatttcaacaagtctcaaaaatgatcttcaactcaagtatagaatccaatatctcaagaataacggtCGTAGCAATGTATATTAGTGATTAAGCATAGTGATGACCGAATTAAAAACATCAATAGTTTCACAAAAATCtgtcaaattttaatcaagttataattaGCTAAATCATGGTTTCTAATatttaatttcatattcttaGTAATCAATAATTCAAGTAAGACATAAAACAAGAAGGTCACGTAATTCTACAAGGCACAATTAATCGTATAATTTACCCCCGAGTATGATTAatcctggcacatgcatatacgctcgcCACCTCATATATGGATCATCCCCGCATGtatcaaataatggcaattagtaggaaaaatttctccaacaaagttaggcaagacacttacctcaaacaagccaaatcgataCACTAGAAGCACCATCCCGCTCAAATAATCCTCCGAACGGATCGAAACCCAATCCTTGTGgtgaaaattgcccaaatccgagcttcccaactcaaaaatatgatcaaatgaacaaaccctcgatatGATATGCTTCTGCCCAGCTGTCCTACCTCGTTTCTTGTGCCAAACTATTTcgaaactcgcttttgatgcctccaatggattacTCGTGAAATTCCAGTCAAGTTAGGATTTTAAATCCCTCCATTTGAcctgaaggagatatgttggtttcaatatttgaaaatagtacaaatttttaaatacgaattcagtagCAATTTCGTAACTAATCTGAAAAAAATCTTGTAACCCaatttcttagtaaaatgaccataaattcctcacacgatgtcgaaacttgatgattcgAGTTGCTAtagttccaaaattatgatacaaGTATAATTGTTTAGTCGAAATACGAATCAAATGCCGATTGATCAATATGGTAGcctttatgctcaaatcgacgtCGAAACCAAAAATAATCAtcatacaacccaaacttatccaaaacgcATCGAAATTTAACCAAGCTTTCtggacatgtccaaaatcatcatacaaacgtATTAGAATAAtgaaaactcaattccaagttcgtttacccaaaagtcaaaccttggtcaacttttccaacttaaaacttctaaaacgagaatcatttttccaaatcaatcccaaatcactcggaaatcgaaatcaaccatacacgcaagttataatacatAGTATGAAGGCtgctcaaagtctcaaaccatcGAATGGAATActaaaactcaaaacgaccgatcgggtcgttgcAAAATtatatataacttatatatatgGAGCATAtcatcaattttattttttcgtGCAATGAGCTTATATATAATATGGCTACTCTGTTATAGACACTTTACACTCTTGAAATCAATAAAGGATACTACCTTATTGCATTGTTTGATTATTTTGGATTCTAATCAAGCTCCTAAGATACTGTGAGTTGTAACTCAGGCATAGTTCTTATCAATTTCATAACAAGAAGAAAAAGCCCGAGTATCTGCGGAATTGATTACCTATAAAATTTGTAGTGGACTAGTGGATCCCTGGtttctatgttttgaaaaatagatAAGGTTTATTTTGGAAAACCTACTATGACTTGATTCAAACTCAAGGCATTTCCCACATTGACTTCTGTTTCCACTAAACCCCATAGaaagaaaaagttaaaattcAAGCTAGTTTAAGTGGGGATTAAACTAATTAAACTAATAGTGTAATAACTAATAAGTCTATAACTGCATAGAAGTTGCTAATGTTTTGTCCCATTGATAATCTTTTTCCAGTTGTATGGAAGATGGACATATATTCAATGACACGAAACCAAGCTGTCACTCTGCCAAGACTTAGGGGcaaaataaataattacattGTAATGTACTATATCTTTTTTGGAGTTTTTCCTTTGGAAGAATGGTGGCAGtggttattttattaatttttctctTGGAGCGCAGTTATATGGTGTTATTCGAAGAGGCAGATTTCAAACTTGTCCTTGTCTTTGAATATGTCCAATCATTTTATTTGAGGAAAGGTATGAGCCTCACCTTACTTATTGTCTCTATTATGGGATATGGCAAAGGAGACATTTATTTAGTATAAATATGCAGACAGTATATGTTCTCACTATATTTGTCAAAGGTATTTTTTATCGAACGCAATTTCAACTGATTTGGTAGTGTTAGAACTTGAAAATGGTAAACCTATTCCAATTAACAATGAGTGTATTAGTTGATAATCTTGACCATAAAACATTTGTTTCTTGATCCATATCTCAAATTCAAATTTATAAGTAACAAAGAATTAAAATGTATTTATCAAGCTGAGATTCAATAAATTCTTTAGCATGATTAACTAAATTTAGTCTTAGAGTAATGATCACGTGTTAGAAAAGATGACAGACGAGTTTGAGAAGTGTAAACCGATCAAATTATTTAAAAGCATAAAGGAAAAGGATAAGAAGAAGCTAACATGATAGGGAAAAAAGATTAGTTAACTAACTAGtactaaaatattaaatatactTTCCCCGCTAAAATGTGAAAAAATAGTCAGTAAAGAGAGAGTGAtaattatattttccttttgaCCGGAGAAATGTTGATGACTGACATTGTTAGAAGCATATTGCAGAGTTTGAAGCCTTTTAATCTTCTCTGATTTCCCCTCTCCAATATATCTACTAATTTTCCTTCCCAATactgagagaaattaaaaataatatataataattaaaaaaagaagtTTGGAGAAATAATAAAGTTGTGTCAAATCCGTCGAATGCGGTATACTACATGAACGCAGAATAACTTTTTCTAAGATTATCTTTTTTacaattaataaaagaaaacaagagagGAGACCACTGAGTGAAGTTGAAGTCTCCCTACCGCTTTCTTTTAAAGAATGAGACACTAGTCTCTCACCTATTCTTCTTATCATTAATTCCTCCCCACacttcccccctccccccccaaaaCTCCGAAAAACTTTTTCCCTCTTCATTTAACAATGTGCTTCGTATTCTCTTTCACTTTATACCTATTCCTCACTCTCTAACTAAAACCAAAAGCTAAAACAGAGAGCTTCAAGAACAATAACAATGGAGTTTGACCTTGAAAATCCATTGCCACTTAGCCATGACTTTAATGCAGACACCATTTCTCCACTTTTCAACATTGAAACTGATCATATGCCTTCTAAAATTTACCATCAAAATGTTGAGAACTCAGATTTTCATATCTCCATTCGTCAAGCAACCATTTCTATAATCtttcaaatttctcaccactTTGATCCATTTCTCTCGTATCTTGGCATTAATTATCTTGACCGCTTCCTCTCCTTCCATTCACTATCGGTATAATTACATTTCTCttttattaatataaaaaaagTAATAATATATTGGGAGATACGATTAGAATTCATGTAATATGATTAAGTTTTGATAATGTAGGAAGGGAAGCCATGGATGTTGAGGCTGATTGCCGTTTCTTGTGTTTCTTTAGCACTGAAAATGAAGGAAACGGAGTACTCTGCAACTGATATTCAGGTACTGATTAATTATTTCATCTTTTTGAATGATAGTTAAAAACCCAAGATATAATTGCTTTATGTTACATTATTTTTTGGTGGTTTACAGCAAGTTGGTGGTATGATATTTGATATAGAGACAATAAAGAGAATGGAGTTTTTGATACTTGGCGAACTTAAATGGAGAATGCGCTCAATTACTGCCTTTTCTTTCATTAGTTTCTTCATctcttttttcaaattcaaagatCTACCATTACAGCAAGCTCTAAAAGCCAGAGCCACAGATATTATACTCAGAGCTCAAAATGGTAAGTCAAAGTTGTCGCAGAGTATTAATCTGGATATTTTGATGCTTAAAGAATTATCACCTAAAATatatcttttgttttttttcatttccaGATATCAAGATTTTGCAGTTCAAGCCATCTTTAATCTCAGCTTCAGCTCTTCTCTCTGCTTGTCACGAGCTTTTCCCTTTACAATTCCCATGCTATAAAACTGCAATCCTAAACTGTTCACACGTACATAAGGTAATTCATATTTTTGCTCAATTTcgtttttcttctctttgttgGTTTgcagtttctttttctttcgtAAGCACATTGATTCCATGCATTTTGTTGATTCCGTATGACTATAGGTTATGGGGTTCGGTCACGGATTTAATTCGTGAAATCAAcaactaatgcttgtattagggtACGCTGTCTATAGTGACGAAGTTAGAGTGTCAGGTTCGGATTTGCCGAACCCAATAGCATTGATCCGATTAGAATCTAAAAACGATTCGGGTTTGCCGAACCttgtatttatcttaaaaaatccattaaatatgtataacttattaatttagaacccagtaacttaaaacgATTAGAATATCGAACCCACAAACTTGAAATCTTGATTCCGCCTCTGGCTGTCTAAATCACATCCCTTGTAAATCGTGTGACTTTAACATGATTCCTGagtaaatacatatattttgtgcaTCTGACCCGCTTTATTTTTTAAGCACATTTATTCCATGCATTTTGTTCTTTCCAAATATAAGAAACAATGTTCACGATCTTTTTTCACCTCTAATAAGTAATAAGCTTTGGTTGTACTATAATAATAGGAGTAATAGTATTGGATGGGTGAGGTAGGGTAACAAGCTataaattgataaataaagaACCTTATGATTGTCTAATGTAATTAATGAATGGTAAAAGTAGTTGTTTTTATCATCAGTGACTTGTACGTGAAAAATCCAGCGGCAGAGTTTCCATACTTTTATGGGTCAAATTAAGGTTATTGCTCTGTAATTTATATCTACCACGGAAACGGAGTATTAGATGGGCTAACCAAATATTCAATAATTTATTGTAAGAATAATGAGCCAATAATTACATCAAATTAGTACATCCTACCACATAAATTGATCAGAGTAGCTGTAATATGTCTCACCTACTATAGCAAGATACTGATGTAGTAATTGTAACTATGAAGCAGTTGCACTTATTTCCAGATTTAACTTATAATGCAGTTGCAGTTATTTTcagatttaacttatatatattgCATTCTAAAATTCTTATATACTATCAATACATTTTTATCAATTGTATATTATCATTTTCAAGTTATCTATCTATATATGTTCATTATACAGAGTTGACTCTAATCAACTATTTAGTGAGTTGATAGCAAAAAATTTATTTACTTTGGCAGTGCACATAGAATCACTTTCTAACCACCAGTGTTAAATTGTTATGCACTAATAGTACAAAAAATAACCCTAACATAATCAGATCAACTCTAAGGTAATTACAAATATTTCTCTATGTATTGATT
Proteins encoded in this window:
- the LOC107772309 gene encoding putative cyclin-D6-1 produces the protein MEFDLENPLPLSHDFNADTISPLFNIETDHMPSKIYHQNVENSDFHISIRQATISIIFQISHHFDPFLSYLGINYLDRFLSFHSLSEGKPWMLRLIAVSCVSLALKMKETEYSATDIQQVGGMIFDIETIKRMEFLILGELKWRMRSITAFSFISFFISFFKFKDLPLQQALKARATDIILRAQNDIKILQFKPSLISASALLSACHELFPLQFPCYKTAILNCSHVHKDDLLSCYNVMQEIAKEGYESVLDKVSSTSTPVNVLDLQFSSSWSSDNEPITKSEDSCGGHVLNAMAINSRQENLKRRKIIDNSSAFSDAHNNVDIDV